The proteins below come from a single Methanococcoides sp. AM1 genomic window:
- a CDS encoding 30S ribosomal protein S13 gives MADEEIRHLVRIMNTDLQGSQRVKYALTGIRGIGLRASRVIVDSTGVDPNAVIGYLPDEDVEKLDTAIAQFEQHLPVWMLNRQRDPTTGDDKHLLGQDIIMTLKEDLNNLKKARAYRGLRHERGLKVRGQRTKSTGRRGSTIGVRKKK, from the coding sequence ATGGCAGACGAAGAAATTAGACATCTGGTTCGTATAATGAATACTGACCTGCAGGGAAGCCAGCGGGTTAAGTACGCATTGACCGGTATCCGTGGTATCGGGTTAAGAGCCTCTCGTGTTATTGTAGATAGTACTGGTGTCGATCCAAATGCAGTGATCGGTTACCTCCCTGATGAGGACGTTGAAAAACTTGATACTGCAATTGCACAGTTCGAGCAGCACCTTCCTGTATGGATGCTCAACAGGCAGCGAGATCCAACAACCGGGGACGACAAGCACCTTCTTGGTCAGGACATCATTATGACCCTGAAAGAAGATCTTAACAACCTTAAGAAGGCACGCGCATACCGTGGTCTCAGACATGAGAGAGGTCTTAAGGTCAGAGGACAGAGAACCAAGTCCACTGGAAGACGTGGTAGCACTATTGGTGTAAGGAAGAAGAAATGA
- a CDS encoding DMT family transporter, producing MGSAPIRGYLEITSGCIIYGMVGVFLAFIHDMGTLPIIFYKLLIGIVFMLGYLYLTGKTSILRLGGKRRHLLLLGVFKLMTISFYFTCIIYSGLSIAILLLYTAPMYVTLLSPIVLKEKLTRSGLAGLVLSMIGIFLIVDPATFIRSGVGDIHFIGILAGILSGISFSCIIMTARYVRDEYSGFSQFFWATAFCVVVLIPFAPTVSIPILRDNFLMLLLFGLVNTSISGVLYFNGLSRVRTQAASILAMLEPVSGIFFDYTILHNAIFAETIVGCMFIIAGALLAVTEHISFGKYLEFGT from the coding sequence ATGGGTTCAGCACCGATAAGGGGTTATCTGGAGATTACCTCCGGGTGCATAATATATGGCATGGTGGGAGTCTTTCTAGCTTTCATTCATGATATGGGTACTCTGCCGATTATATTCTACAAACTTTTGATAGGTATAGTGTTCATGCTGGGCTATCTCTACCTTACCGGAAAAACAAGTATCCTAAGATTGGGTGGAAAAAGGCGTCATCTTCTGCTTCTTGGTGTTTTCAAGCTTATGACCATATCTTTCTATTTCACATGTATTATTTATTCCGGGCTTTCAATAGCAATACTTCTACTATATACTGCACCTATGTATGTGACCTTATTGTCTCCGATCGTACTCAAGGAGAAGCTGACACGGTCTGGTCTTGCCGGACTGGTCCTGTCCATGATTGGGATATTCCTTATTGTGGATCCTGCAACGTTTATTCGCTCTGGTGTCGGGGATATTCATTTTATCGGGATTTTGGCTGGTATTCTGTCGGGAATCTCTTTCAGTTGCATTATCATGACCGCCCGTTATGTCAGGGATGAGTATTCCGGCTTTTCACAGTTTTTCTGGGCAACTGCCTTCTGTGTCGTTGTGCTTATTCCATTTGCCCCCACGGTGTCTATTCCGATACTTAGGGATAATTTTCTGATGCTCCTGCTTTTCGGCTTGGTGAACACAAGTATCAGTGGTGTCCTGTATTTCAACGGGCTTTCACGGGTTCGGACCCAGGCTGCCAGCATACTTGCAATGCTGGAACCGGTAAGTGGTATCTTTTTTGATTATACTATTCTTCATAATGCGATATTTGCCGAGACGATAGTTGGTTGCATGTTCATTATTGCAGGTGCTCTTCTTGCCGTAACTGAACATATATCATTTGGGAAATATCTTGAATTTGGGACCTGA
- a CDS encoding DUF5684 domain-containing protein, translating to MDIGLLFPGFGISHLFAALFFYIYFAYSLQVIAAKTQTAKVWMAWIPILNLLLMVRICRLSGIALIPFFIPFINIIYAAYIWGEIAFAVNKSRWLGLVILVPVLNLGLPGYLAFFEY from the coding sequence ATGGATATAGGATTACTATTCCCGGGATTTGGCATCTCACATTTGTTTGCAGCTTTATTTTTCTACATATACTTCGCCTATTCATTACAGGTTATCGCTGCAAAAACACAGACAGCAAAAGTATGGATGGCATGGATACCGATACTGAACCTTCTACTTATGGTACGAATATGCAGACTATCAGGTATAGCCCTGATACCATTTTTCATACCTTTCATAAACATCATTTATGCTGCCTATATCTGGGGAGAGATCGCATTCGCCGTCAACAAGTCACGATGGTTGGGACTTGTCATACTAGTACCAGTTCTTAACCTTGGGTTACCCGGATATCTTGCCTTTTTCGAGTATTGA
- a CDS encoding HAD family hydrolase: protein MERNVKAVLFDMDNTLFDFLEAKLTAFKKMVEYLGEGDPETILEYFLRGTPVFEDLENIKDYLQDNELYSKDNYDICCRIYETIKLEALVLYPGVIHTLEVLKEERISLALVTDAHSHNATKRLERMKIIEYFDLIVTNDMTCAKKPDHKVFHFALDLLKVKPSQAVFVGDSLRRDIEPARQIGMLTAYAAYGDRLHYSNEVEADIILSGITDVLDFVLINKKSKENIL from the coding sequence ATGGAAAGGAACGTAAAGGCTGTCCTTTTTGATATGGACAACACCCTGTTTGATTTTCTTGAAGCAAAGCTTACTGCATTCAAAAAGATGGTCGAGTACCTCGGCGAAGGGGACCCGGAAACCATTCTAGAGTATTTCCTGCGAGGCACACCCGTTTTTGAAGACCTTGAAAATATCAAGGACTACCTTCAGGACAATGAACTTTACTCCAAAGACAATTATGATATTTGCTGCAGGATCTACGAAACCATAAAGCTGGAAGCTCTCGTGCTGTACCCCGGAGTGATACATACCCTTGAAGTCCTTAAAGAAGAACGCATTTCCCTGGCACTGGTCACAGATGCCCATTCCCACAATGCCACTAAAAGACTTGAAAGGATGAAAATAATAGAATATTTTGACCTCATTGTGACCAACGACATGACATGTGCCAAAAAACCTGACCATAAAGTCTTCCATTTTGCACTTGACCTTTTGAAAGTCAAACCATCACAGGCAGTTTTTGTAGGAGATAGTCTCAGAAGAGATATCGAACCTGCAAGACAGATCGGAATGTTAACTGCTTACGCTGCCTATGGAGATCGTCTGCACTATTCAAATGAGGTTGAAGCAGACATCATATTGTCAGGAATTACGGATGTCCTGGACTTTGTCCTCATAAATAAAAAAAGCAAGGAGAATATCC